Proteins encoded within one genomic window of Citrobacter amalonaticus Y19:
- a CDS encoding cupin domain-containing protein, translating into MIGHLRYLGLLLPLFIFSSWAAEQHPAVHIASAGSQNAVYGPAENFTGRVRVDPLFTPDNDIPVSGAYVTFEPGARSAWHTHPAGQRLVVTSGVGLTQQEGQPVQVIRAGDVVSCPAGVKHWHGAAPGSAMTHLAITGIVDGKSVNWKELVTDEQYHAH; encoded by the coding sequence ATGATCGGACATTTACGTTATCTCGGGCTGTTACTGCCCCTCTTCATATTTTCATCCTGGGCAGCGGAGCAACATCCCGCGGTCCATATCGCCTCCGCTGGAAGTCAGAACGCGGTGTACGGTCCAGCGGAAAACTTTACCGGTCGCGTCCGGGTTGATCCTCTCTTCACACCGGATAACGACATCCCTGTTTCCGGGGCTTATGTCACCTTTGAACCTGGTGCCCGTTCCGCCTGGCATACGCATCCGGCAGGTCAGCGACTGGTTGTGACCTCGGGGGTTGGGCTCACCCAACAAGAAGGCCAGCCGGTGCAGGTCATCCGCGCGGGCGACGTTGTCTCTTGCCCGGCGGGCGTCAAACACTGGCACGGGGCGGCCCCCGGCAGCGCGATGACGCATCTGGCGATAACCGGGATTGTGGATGGCAAAAGCGTTAACTGGAAGGAGTTAGTGACAGATGAACAATACCACGCCCATTAA
- a CDS encoding heavy metal sensor histidine kinase — protein MPKRSISVHLALMFALSALLIVSVIGILLRSSLHDSLQKQMHNELLFRESLMSPWITARTSADDWSTLANKFTVLTNSEGERVRYWIVSDNPRFSMGGTPPIGVQWSSLQEGFNKVPGASEGACSLFLLVKTIPANGERPALRYVVAIDSTPYMGTLDTFTRTLLIIAALGVVIVALLGYVVSRIGLRPVGALSKQARQLAPGDHGQRLNTRALPEELQQLASSFNGVLERQEIAWRQLESFNADVAHELRTPLTNLIGQTQLGLSRRRSQDELEELLGSNLEELERMTSIVNDMLFLSHAHAGEHASQLTKVSLREETLKTAEYVEPSFAEKQLSLEVEGDVTAHIDRRLFHRSLANLLENSARHSPSNSTVTVRLSEKGHQACVEVSNPGDPIAPEHLHRLFERFYRVDTSRARSDTHHGLGLSIVRAVAIMHRGDVFARSENGINTFGLTFAMQADNAASHAHSGTESGQGLTDRIVRGASA, from the coding sequence ATGCCTAAGCGTTCCATCTCCGTTCACCTGGCGCTGATGTTTGCCTTATCCGCGCTACTGATTGTATCCGTTATCGGTATCCTGCTCAGAAGCTCGTTGCATGACTCTTTGCAAAAGCAGATGCACAACGAACTGCTGTTCCGTGAATCATTAATGAGTCCGTGGATCACCGCCCGAACCTCGGCTGACGACTGGTCAACGCTTGCCAATAAATTCACCGTGTTAACCAATTCTGAAGGTGAGCGCGTTCGCTACTGGATAGTGAGCGATAACCCGCGCTTTAGCATGGGGGGAACGCCACCGATAGGGGTTCAGTGGTCTTCTTTACAGGAAGGCTTTAATAAAGTGCCCGGCGCATCGGAAGGCGCATGCTCGCTGTTCCTGTTAGTGAAAACTATCCCCGCCAACGGTGAAAGACCGGCGCTGCGCTACGTGGTTGCCATCGACTCCACACCTTACATGGGAACACTCGATACGTTCACCCGAACACTGCTGATCATTGCCGCACTGGGCGTCGTGATTGTCGCCTTGCTGGGATACGTTGTTTCAAGGATAGGCCTTCGTCCCGTTGGGGCACTCAGCAAACAGGCTCGGCAACTCGCTCCCGGGGACCATGGTCAGCGCCTGAATACCCGTGCTTTGCCCGAAGAACTGCAGCAACTGGCGTCATCATTTAATGGCGTGTTAGAGCGTCAGGAAATCGCCTGGCGACAACTGGAAAGTTTTAACGCCGATGTTGCGCATGAGCTCCGTACCCCGCTGACCAACCTGATTGGCCAGACGCAGTTAGGGCTATCACGCCGACGTTCGCAGGATGAACTGGAAGAATTATTGGGTTCCAATCTGGAAGAACTTGAACGCATGACATCTATCGTTAACGACATGCTGTTCCTGTCTCACGCACACGCGGGTGAACATGCGTCCCAGCTGACAAAGGTGTCCCTGCGAGAAGAAACCCTGAAAACAGCGGAATATGTTGAGCCTTCTTTTGCTGAAAAACAGCTTTCTCTGGAGGTGGAAGGCGACGTCACCGCCCACATCGACCGGCGACTGTTCCACCGTTCACTGGCTAATTTACTGGAAAACAGCGCAAGGCATTCCCCCTCCAATAGCACGGTTACGGTACGGTTAAGCGAAAAAGGTCATCAGGCCTGTGTTGAAGTGTCAAACCCGGGCGATCCGATAGCGCCAGAGCACTTACACCGGCTTTTCGAGCGGTTCTATCGCGTCGACACCTCCCGGGCCAGAAGTGATACCCATCATGGGCTGGGCCTGTCGATCGTCCGTGCCGTCGCCATTATGCACCGGGGGGATGTCTTTGCCCGGAGCGAGAACGGTATCAATACCTTTGGGCTGACGTTTGCGATGCAAGCGGATAACGCGGCGAGCCATGCTCACTCCGGTACTGAGTCGGGACAAGGGTTAACTGACAGAATTGTCAGGGGGGCGTCAGCCTGA
- a CDS encoding heavy metal response regulator transcription factor, whose protein sequence is MRLLLVEDEEKTSAYLNRALSESGFTVDVSADGAEGLHYALEFDYDAIVLDVMLPGMDGYRVLEGVRAAKQTPVLMLSARGSVDERVKGLRLGADDYLPKPFSLIELVARIQALVRRRTTDGTDITQLQIHDLHLDLLARRVFRGGTRLELTAKEFSLLSLLARHQGEILSKMMIAEQIWDMNFDSDANVVEVAIKRLRAKVDAPFDVKLLHTVRGMGYVLEVRSE, encoded by the coding sequence ATGAGGCTGCTTTTAGTCGAAGATGAAGAAAAAACGTCAGCCTATCTCAACCGTGCGTTGAGTGAGTCCGGATTTACGGTCGATGTCTCTGCAGATGGCGCTGAAGGCCTTCATTACGCGCTGGAGTTCGACTACGACGCGATAGTCCTTGATGTGATGTTACCGGGGATGGATGGCTACCGGGTACTCGAGGGTGTGCGAGCAGCCAAACAGACGCCGGTACTTATGCTTTCGGCACGCGGATCGGTCGACGAACGCGTCAAAGGGCTTCGTCTTGGCGCGGATGATTATCTGCCTAAACCCTTTTCGCTTATTGAGCTGGTGGCGCGTATTCAGGCACTGGTGCGACGCCGCACTACGGATGGCACGGACATCACCCAGTTGCAAATTCACGATCTGCATCTCGACCTGCTGGCTCGCCGGGTATTTCGTGGCGGAACACGGCTGGAACTGACCGCGAAAGAGTTTTCGCTGTTGAGCCTTCTGGCCCGGCATCAGGGAGAGATTTTGTCAAAGATGATGATTGCGGAGCAGATATGGGACATGAATTTTGACAGCGATGCCAACGTGGTTGAAGTGGCCATTAAACGCCTGCGAGCCAAAGTGGATGCGCCGTTCGACGTCAAACTGTTACATACCGTTCGTGGCATGGGGTATGTCCTCGAAGTCCGGTCCGAATAA
- a CDS encoding alpha/beta hydrolase: MKFNLLSAILLTAMAGVTSVNAADYKQNPFTLAYDGAITENINGKVNIHPVKYDLHGIQIAANVYTPANYDPAQKYPAVVVAHPNGGVKEQVAGLYAQRLAEQGYITITADAAYQGASGGMPRSVDKPANRIEDIHGMADYISQYPGVDTTRLGLLGICGGGGYSLVAAETDKRFKSIATISMFNSGLVRRNGFQDSQLDSIQQRLQQASDARAQEASGGDVLYSGDANLTDEQIAKLPFALYRQGYEYYWKTHAHPNSTFKYTTSSLLDLMSFDVTDHINLINKPLLMIAGSKADTLSMTEEAFAKATGTKDKELFLIDGATHIETYWVPEYVDQAMQKLDVFFDKNI, translated from the coding sequence ATGAAATTCAATCTGTTAAGTGCAATACTGCTCACGGCAATGGCCGGAGTAACCTCAGTCAATGCCGCTGATTACAAACAAAACCCTTTCACGCTGGCCTATGACGGTGCCATCACGGAGAACATCAACGGCAAGGTCAACATTCACCCCGTGAAATACGATCTGCATGGCATCCAGATTGCCGCGAATGTCTATACGCCTGCAAACTACGATCCCGCCCAAAAATACCCTGCCGTGGTGGTTGCACATCCTAATGGCGGCGTCAAAGAACAGGTCGCCGGGTTGTATGCCCAGCGTCTTGCCGAACAGGGCTACATCACGATTACCGCCGATGCGGCTTATCAGGGCGCCAGCGGTGGGATGCCGCGCAGCGTCGATAAACCGGCTAATCGTATAGAGGATATCCACGGCATGGCTGACTACATAAGCCAGTATCCGGGTGTGGATACCACCCGCCTTGGTCTGCTGGGCATCTGCGGTGGCGGCGGGTATTCACTGGTTGCGGCTGAAACAGACAAACGGTTCAAGTCGATAGCAACCATCAGCATGTTCAATTCAGGCCTTGTGCGTCGCAACGGTTTTCAGGATTCACAGTTAGATTCTATCCAGCAGCGTCTTCAGCAGGCGTCTGACGCACGCGCTCAGGAAGCTTCCGGAGGCGACGTGCTTTACTCCGGTGATGCCAACCTGACGGATGAACAGATCGCTAAATTACCTTTTGCTTTGTATCGCCAGGGGTACGAGTACTACTGGAAAACCCATGCGCACCCGAACTCCACGTTTAAATACACCACCAGCAGTCTTCTGGATTTGATGAGCTTTGACGTAACGGACCATATCAATCTCATCAACAAACCCCTGCTGATGATTGCCGGTTCAAAAGCGGATACGCTCTCCATGACGGAAGAGGCGTTCGCGAAAGCTACCGGGACGAAGGACAAAGAACTCTTCCTTATCGATGGCGCGACCCATATCGAGACGTATTGGGTGCCTGAGTACGTTGACCAGGCGATGCAAAAGTTAGACGTCTTCTTCGATAAGAATATTTAA